A window from Manis javanica isolate MJ-LG chromosome 10, MJ_LKY, whole genome shotgun sequence encodes these proteins:
- the PARPBP gene encoding PCNA-interacting partner isoform X3 codes for MAGLNQKSVLDMIKEFRRNWHTFCDSERTTVCGADSMLLALQLSMAENNKQHSGEFTVSLSDVLLTWKYLLHEKLNLPVENMGVTDHYEDIRRTYDAFLKNSNMLDLIDVYRKYSILTSNCESDANISPSQLRDFLSGRQCIEDDEADLHVPTSPMSKHNHDNEKVQLLAKKIIYSYLNLLVNSKNDLALAHILNIPDRGLGREAFTDLKHAAQENHMSIFLDVLWKIQLEHFIFDGDAFLYNSFMYFYHCKGKEFELYMIKLF; via the exons ATGGCTGGGCTTAATCAGAAGTCTGTCTTGGATATGATTAAAGAGTTCAGAAGGAATTGGCACACTTTTTGTGACTCTGAGAGAACTACTGTGTGTGGTGCAGACTCCATGCTCTTGGCATTGCAGCTTTCCATGGCAGAAAACAACAAGCAG CACAGTGGAGAATTTACAGTCTCTCTCAGTGATGTCTTACTGACCTGGAAATACTTACTACATGAGAAACTGAACTTACCAGTCGAAAATATGGGAGTGACTGACCATTATGAGGACATTAGGAGGACTTATGatgctttcttaaaaaatagtaatatgtTAGATCTGATCGATGTTTATAGAAAATATAGTATTTTGACTTCTAATTGTGAAAGTGATGCCAACATATCCCCT AGTCAACTACGGGATTTTCTGTCTGGCAGACAATGTATAGAAGATGATGAAGCTGATCTTCATGTGCCAACATCACCAATGAGTAAACACAACCATGATAATGAAAAG GTGCAGTTACTAGCAAAGAAAATTATCTACTCATATTTAAACCTGCTGGTGAATTCAAAGAATGACCTGGCTCTGGCTCATATTCTCAATATTCCTGATAGAGGACTTGGAAGAGAAGCCTTCACTGATCTGAAACATGCTGCTCAAGAGAACCATATGTCTATCTTTTTG gATGTCCTGTGGAAAATACAGCTTGAACATTTCATCTTTGATGGAGATGCTTTTTTGTATaactcatttatgtatttttatcattGTAAAGGCAAGGAATTTGAACTATACATGAtcaaattattctaa